A DNA window from Propionispora vibrioides contains the following coding sequences:
- the nrdR gene encoding transcriptional regulator NrdR: MRCPFCGFAESKVIDSRAAEEGNSIRRRRECLSCVKRFTTYEVVEELPLMVIKKDGRRAIFDRGKLLNGLLRACEKRPIPLAVIEKIAEQVEKESRNNMEREITTRQIGEMVMEQLKEIDQVAYVRFASVYRQFADINNFMSELELLMKQGSKEKL; this comes from the coding sequence ATGCGTTGTCCATTTTGTGGCTTTGCCGAAAGCAAAGTAATTGATTCACGCGCAGCGGAAGAAGGAAATTCCATACGCCGTCGTCGTGAATGTTTGTCATGTGTAAAACGATTCACTACTTATGAAGTAGTGGAGGAATTGCCTTTGATGGTGATAAAAAAAGACGGACGTCGCGCTATTTTTGACCGTGGGAAATTATTGAATGGGCTATTGCGGGCTTGTGAAAAACGCCCGATTCCTTTGGCTGTTATTGAGAAAATTGCGGAACAGGTTGAAAAAGAAAGCAGAAACAATATGGAGCGGGAAATAACGACCAGGCAAATTGGCGAAATGGTTATGGAGCAGCTAAAAGAGATTGATCAGGTAGCCTATGTACGTTTTGCATCGGTGTACCGGCAATTTGCGGATATTAACAATTTTATGTCCGAACTGGAATTGCTAATGAAACAAGGATCTAAAGAAAAGCTATAA
- a CDS encoding YlmC/YmxH family sporulation protein has translation MVKTSDLKLKEVVNVIDGKRLGTITDIEIDIETGKLTAIIVPGHGRFLGFFGRNDDVVITWDKITKIGFDVILVEAPHFNGTKQIE, from the coding sequence ATGGTAAAGACATCGGACTTGAAATTAAAAGAAGTCGTAAATGTAATCGACGGAAAAAGATTAGGGACGATAACTGATATTGAGATTGATATAGAAACCGGTAAGCTTACAGCAATTATTGTACCCGGACATGGTAGGTTTTTAGGCTTCTTTGGCCGCAACGACGATGTAGTCATTACCTGGGATAAAATAACCAAAATCGGCTTTGATGTGATTTTAGTAGAAGCACCCCATTTTAATGGAACTAAGCAGATTGAATAA